GGACGCTGCTCCTGATGACGGCCTGCGCGCTGTTCATCGGCTATCACCTCATCATGGGGATCGGCGGCGCGGACATGCCGGTGGTCGTCTCCATGCTCAACAGCTATTCGGGCTGGGCGGCATCGGCGATCGGCTTCTCGCTCTCGAACGATCTGCTGATCGTGACGGGCGCGCTGGTCGGCTCTTCGGGGGCGATCCTCAGCTACATCATGTGCAAGGCGATGAACCGCAGCTTCGTCAACGTGATCCTTGGCGGTTTCGGCACCACGACCGGCCCCGCGATGGAGATCGAGGGCGAGCAGGTGGCCATCGACGCCGAAGGCGTGGCGACCGCGCTGAACGATGCCGACAGCGTCATCATCGTGCCGGGTTACGGCATGGCCGTGGCGCAGGCGCAGCAGGCGGTGTCGGAACTGACGCGCAAGCTGCGCGCCAAGGGCAAGACGGTGCGCTTCGGCATCCACCCCGTGGCGGGCCGCCTTCCGGGCCATATGAACGTGCTGCTGGCCGAGGCGAAGGTGCCCTATGACATCGTGCTGGAGATGGACGAGATCAACGACGACTTCGCCTCCACCGATGTGGTGATCGTCATCGGCTCCAACGACATCGTGAACCCGGCCGCGCAGGAGGACCCGAACAGCCCGATCGCCGGTATGCCCGTGCTGCGGGTGTGGGAGGCCAAGCAGGTCTTCGTGTCCAAACGCGGGCAGGGGACCGGCTATTCCGGGATCGAGAACCCGTTGTTCTTCAAGGAGAACACCCGGATGTTCTACGGCGATGCCAAGGGATCCATCGGACAACTCGTCAATCTTGTGGATTGATCCGGAACGCCCCGCCCTCGCGGGGCGTTCTTCATTCGGGCATCAACAGGAGGCACGAATGTTCAAGTTCATCGGCGGCACCATGGGGGTCATCTTCCTGATCGGTCTGATCGTGGTGATCCTGCTTCTCAAACTGATCTTTTAATCGGGGACGGTCGCAAGATCGTCCAGCCAAACTCGCGCCACGGCATCGGACGGCGCGCGCCAATCCCCCCGGGGGCTGAGTGCGCCGCCCGATGACACTTTCGGCCCGTTCGGAATGGCCGAACGCTTGAACTGGCTGAACGCGAAGAACCGTTTCACGAACCCTTCCAGCCAGTGCTTGATCGTCGGCAGGTCATAGACGTGCTTCTTGCCTTCGGGGAACCCTGCGGGCCATTCGCCGGCCTCCATCTCGCGCCACGCCTGCCATGCAAGGAAGGCGACCTTCGCCGGCGTATGGCCGTAGCGCAGGATGTGGAACAGGAAGAAATCATGCAGCTCATAGGGGCCGATCAGGGCCTCGGTGCCCTGAAGCTCCTCCCCCGGCACCAGTTCGGGTGAGATTTCGGTCCCCAGAATGTTCAAGAGCACGCGGTCGGTTTCGGCATCGAACTGATCCCCCCCGGCGGCCCAGCGGATCAGATACTGGATCAGCGTCTTGGGCACGCCCGCATTCACGGCGTAATGGCTCATCTGATCGCCCACGCCATAGGTGCACCAGCCGAGCGCCAGTTCCGACAGATCCCCCGTGCCGATCACGAACCCCTTGTGATGATTGGCAAGGCGGAAGAGATAATCGGTGCGCAGGCCTGCCTGAACATTCTCGAAGGTGATGTCATAGACGGGGGCGCCATCCGCAAAGGGGTGGCCCATATCCGACAGCATCTGCCGCGCGGCGGGGCGGATGTCGATCTCCTCGGCGTCGATCCCCATGGCCCGCATCAGCGCCCAAGCGTTGGACTTCGTGCCCTCGCTGGTGGCAAAGCCGGGCATGGTATAGCCAAGGATGGTGGAGCGGGGCAGGCCCAGCCGGTCGCAGACCTTGGCCGCGACGATCAGGGCATGGGTGCTGTCGAGGCCGCCGGAAATGCCGATGACCATGCGCCCGCCGCCCGTCGCCTCGAACCGGCGGCGCAGACCGTCCACCTGAATGTTGAACGCCTCGAAGCAGTCCTGATCCACCTTGTCGGCGCGGGCGGGGATATAAGGAAAACGCCGCTGGCGGCGGTGAAAGCCGATATCGCCGGTGGCGGGGCGATGGGCGAACCTTATGCGGCGGAAGGACGGCTGCCCGGCATCGGCGAAGGTGCCGGTGCGGCTGCGTTCGGACAGGATGCGCCCCGTATCCACATCGGCGATGCAGAGCGGGGGATCGACGGCGAAACGTTCGGACAGCGCCAGCGTATCGCCTAGCTCGTAGATGCCGCCCTGACCGTCCCATGCCAGATCGGTGGTGCTTTCGCCCGCGCCGGCGGCGGAATAGGCATAGGCCGCCATCGCCCGCATGGATTGCGACGCGCAGAGCAGATGGCGGTCATCGGCCTTTCCGATCGTGATGTTGGAGGCCGAGAG
This DNA window, taken from Falsirhodobacter algicola, encodes the following:
- a CDS encoding NAD(P)(+) transhydrogenase (Re/Si-specific) subunit beta, with product MVSAAYIAAAILFILCLGGLSGQESAKRAVWYGIAGMALAVVATLFGPGPGYLPLVLLAIVLGAGIGWYVAKRVEMTAMPQLVAALHSFVGLAAVFIGFCTHIVMNRVLGLDAGILSGFEALIAHKTPAEIAILQVETFIGVFVGAVTFTGSIVAFGKLSGKIDSKARKLPGGHWLNAGAAALSVILLIAYCNGAGGWTLLLMTACALFIGYHLIMGIGGADMPVVVSMLNSYSGWAASAIGFSLSNDLLIVTGALVGSSGAILSYIMCKAMNRSFVNVILGGFGTTTGPAMEIEGEQVAIDAEGVATALNDADSVIIVPGYGMAVAQAQQAVSELTRKLRAKGKTVRFGIHPVAGRLPGHMNVLLAEAKVPYDIVLEMDEINDDFASTDVVIVIGSNDIVNPAAQEDPNSPIAGMPVLRVWEAKQVFVSKRGQGTGYSGIENPLFFKENTRMFYGDAKGSIGQLVNLVD
- a CDS encoding NAD(+) synthase, which produces MTSADFASIHRHGFVRVATATPAVRPADIPFNEAAILARMQQADAAKVDLLICPELCVTAYAIDDLLLQDAILIAAEAAVLRLAEATATLSPLVLIGAPLRRDGRLYNCAVAVAKGRVLGVVPKSFLPNYREYYEKRWFAHGRDVRGEIALGGQSVPFGSDLLFEAEDLPGFVTHVEICEDFWAPTPPSTQGALAGAVILANLSASNITIGKADDRHLLCASQSMRAMAAYAYSAAGAGESTTDLAWDGQGGIYELGDTLALSERFAVDPPLCIADVDTGRILSERSRTGTFADAGQPSFRRIRFAHRPATGDIGFHRRQRRFPYIPARADKVDQDCFEAFNIQVDGLRRRFEATGGGRMVIGISGGLDSTHALIVAAKVCDRLGLPRSTILGYTMPGFATSEGTKSNAWALMRAMGIDAEEIDIRPAARQMLSDMGHPFADGAPVYDITFENVQAGLRTDYLFRLANHHKGFVIGTGDLSELALGWCTYGVGDQMSHYAVNAGVPKTLIQYLIRWAAGGDQFDAETDRVLLNILGTEISPELVPGEELQGTEALIGPYELHDFFLFHILRYGHTPAKVAFLAWQAWREMEAGEWPAGFPEGKKHVYDLPTIKHWLEGFVKRFFAFSQFKRSAIPNGPKVSSGGALSPRGDWRAPSDAVARVWLDDLATVPD